One part of the Xiphophorus maculatus strain JP 163 A chromosome 1, X_maculatus-5.0-male, whole genome shotgun sequence genome encodes these proteins:
- the LOC111609670 gene encoding excitatory amino acid transporter 3-like, which produces MKERIFQAVNLISVALGLGLGFLLKLLVPLTPHHIHWIQTPGEIFLNMLQIFAVPLIVTSVIAGVTELSNQMSKKTAIFTGIYICGTTFIAISIGLTLGLIAKPGVRQDISSTESPDVPPSSIHLVLQDLLRNMIPESFLQAFYEQYKTEIVLIKREESVPNISQNDTEIRLIGSYVAGPNMIGLIVWSFVIGIMLNNVRSKANVTVQVIQCLNEAIKITFNWILWYLPVGVLFLVTHQVLEVQDWSAIIKLGKLSGLVLLGLIIHALFVLPGLYFIILRVNPYFIFEKTSRALLTAFVIASSSATLPITLQCCEENMKVNVRLCRLMLPIATTINKNGTALYEVIAVVFIAQINNIVLDVGQIIIIGLTVSIISFGTAGIPVSGAMTTILILTSAGLPADDAYVLLVVEWLLDHFGTSVNVLGDCFGVAVIDYLCYDDLMKYDNKSIERTRSIKDIEMDLSFLDSDEESISSTPSSHSRSISPKRGDHLRRVVTPRN; this is translated from the exons ATGAAAGAACGTATATTTCAGGCCGTTAACCTGATTTCAGTTGCCTTAG GGTTGGGCCTTGGATTTCTGCTGAAGCTTCTAGTTCCTCTAACTCCACATCACATTCACTGGATCCAAACGCCAGgggaaatatttctaaatatgcTTCAGATATTTGCTGTCCCCCTCATTGTGACCAGCGTGATTGCAG GAGTGACTGAATTAAGCAACCAAATGTCCAAGAAAACGGCCATCTTCACTGGAATCTACATCTGTGGCACTACCTTCATTGCCATAAGTATTG GGTTGACTCTGGGGCTAATAGCTAAGCCTGGTGTGAGGCAAGACATTTCATCCACTGAATCTCCGGATGTCCCACCCTCCTCCATTCATTTGGTCCTTCAGGACCTTTTAAG GAACATGATTCCAGAGAGCTTTCTTCAGGCTTTCTATGAGcag taCAAGACTGAGATTGTTCTTATTAAAAGAGAAGAATCTGTCCCCAACATTAGTCAg aatgaCACAGAGATACGACTGATAGGCAGTTATGTTGCTGGACCCAACATGATAGGACTGATCGTCTGGTCTTTTGTCATCGGCATCATGTTAAACAATGTGAGAAGCAAGGCCAATGTCACTGTGCAGGTCATTCAATGCCTCAACGaagcaataaaaatcacatttaactGGATCCTGTG gTACTTGCCAGTAGGAGTGTTGTTCCTGGTTACACACCAGGTGCTGGAGGTTCAGGACTGGAGCGCCATCATTAAACTTGGAAAGCTTTCAGGGCTGGTTCTTCTGGG GCTTATAATCCATGccctttttgttcttcctggGCTTTATTTCATAATCCTCAGAGTGAACCCTTATTTCATCTTCGAGAAGACCTCAAGGGCCTTGCTGACAGCATTTGTTATTGCGTCCAG CTCCGCCACTCTGCCCATCACCCTCCAATGCTGTGAAGAGAACATGAAGGTCAATGTGAGACTCTGCCGCCTCATGCTGCCCATCGCCACTACCATCAACAAGAATGGGACCGCGCTCTACGAAGTGATCGCTGTTGTCTTTATTGCCCAGATAAATAACATCGTGCTGGATGTCGGCCAGATAATCATCATTGG CTTGACTGTTTCCATCATCAGCTTTGGAACTGCAGGGATCCCAGTATCGGGAGCTATGACCACTATCCTGATTCTGACATCTGCGGGACTGCCTGCAGATGATGCCTACGTTCTGCTGGTGGTGGAATGGCTTCT AGACCATTTCGGCACTTCGGTGAATGTTCTGGGAGACTGCTTTGGTGTGGCTGTCATCGATTATCTGTGCTACGATGACCTGATGAAGTACGACAATAAAAG CATTGAAAGGACTCGTTCCATCAAGGACATCGAAATGGACTTATCCTTTTTGGATTCTGATGAAGAGTCCATTTCCTCCACCCCTTCATCCCACTCAAGATCCATTTCACCTAAGAGAGGGGATCATCTCAGAAGAGTGGTAACGCCAAGAAACTGA